One Heyndrickxia oleronia genomic window, AGCAATGAATCTGGTAAACCTAAGCTGATAAATGCCAAATAAATAATGACCAAAAGGAATGTTGCCATCCTACACCTCACCATTACATATTTTTGCGTTTCCTTTTGTTTTATTTGCTTATTCTGTTCATCATAAGATCAATTCCAAGACTTTGTAATCCAAATAAATAGTCCTGTTTCCACTCACTCACTGTTAACTCTGGTAGATGTTCTGATGGGATATATTGCGAACTGACTTTCGTGATTTTTTCCAATACTTTCTTTTCAACTTCATCATTACAAAAGATGATCGTATGAGGGTTAATAATCGCTACAAATGAGGCTATTAATCTACTGATTGCGTCTATTTCATCATCCGCGGCAATCATTCTTGATCCACTTTTCTTTTCTAACACCTGACCAAAATTTCGATCATTATACTGTGGGATGTATGAAACCTCTCCAGAGAAAAAAGTGCTACCTCTTACTACATCACCATTAATCATAATTCCCGCACCTGGACCATTTTGACCAGAATACAAATATACTAGTGATTGATTTTCTTTGATCCCCTTATGATAGTGAAATCCGAGAACAGCGGCATTCATATCATTCTCAACTACAACAGGTAAAGAAAAATAATCCTCATAGTATCCTTTCAAGTCAAAATTTTGAAATTGCATGTAACCAGGTATATGAAAAATCCGACCACTATCAACTGAACCTGGAACTCCGATTGTGACCGAACTGATTTTGGGATAGGAAGTCATTATAATTTCAATGCACTTTGTTAATAAATTCAGCCCATCATCAACTAATACACTTGGTGCCTTTCCAAGTTTCTTTATTTCACCGACACAATTGAAAATTGCATAATTCGTCTCTGTCTTCTCTAAGAAAATGGCGAGACCTAGCATATGCTCCGGATTGTATCTATATCTTTTCGCCTTTCTCCCGCCACTAGAAGCATCAAAACCCACCGAAATAATTTCCCCATCCTTCTCCATTTGCGTTAAAAACTTGCTTATCGTTGGAAAACTAATATCTAAAGCGTGGCTGAGCTCAAGTTTAGTCGCACTTCCAAGGTCTAAAAGAGTCGAACGAATACCACGAAGGATAAGCTTCTTCATCGATTTTGGTGTTGCAAAAAGGTCACTCACTAATTTCACCACCTAACTAAATGCTTATTAAAGAACTTTAATAAGTTT contains:
- a CDS encoding ROK family transcriptional regulator; translation: MSDLFATPKSMKKLILRGIRSTLLDLGSATKLELSHALDISFPTISKFLTQMEKDGEIISVGFDASSGGRKAKRYRYNPEHMLGLAIFLEKTETNYAIFNCVGEIKKLGKAPSVLVDDGLNLLTKCIEIIMTSYPKISSVTIGVPGSVDSGRIFHIPGYMQFQNFDLKGYYEDYFSLPVVVENDMNAAVLGFHYHKGIKENQSLVYLYSGQNGPGAGIMINGDVVRGSTFFSGEVSYIPQYNDRNFGQVLEKKSGSRMIAADDEIDAISRLIASFVAIINPHTIIFCNDEVEKKVLEKITKVSSQYIPSEHLPELTVSEWKQDYLFGLQSLGIDLMMNRISK